Proteins encoded by one window of Salvia splendens isolate huo1 chromosome 14, SspV2, whole genome shotgun sequence:
- the LOC121764734 gene encoding ATP synthase subunit gamma, mitochondrial-like isoform X1: protein MAMAASRCQGRRIAASFFSPITVRHSLGSSDRESALSGVRSISTQIVRNRMKSVKNIQKITKAMKMVAASKLRAIQTKAENSRGLWQPFTALLGDLPSVEVKKNVVVTISSDKGLCGGINSTAVKTSRGLHKLNFGGPETECKYVILGEKAKAQLIRDSKKDIELSMTELQKNPLNYSQVAMLADDILKNVEYDALRIVYSKFESVVSFIPSVSTVLSPEVVEREAEAGGKLAELDLYEVEGGEAKSEVLQNLTEFQFSCVMFNAVLENACSEQGARMSAMDSSSRNAGEMLDRLTLTYNRTRQASITTELIEIISGASALEG from the exons ATGGCTATGGCTGCATCGAGATGCCAAGGGAGGCGAATCGCCGCCTCCTTTTTCTCACCTATCACCGTTCGACACTCTCTCGGTTCTTCCGA CAGGGAGTCTGCACTATCGGGAGTTCGTTCAATTTCAACTCAAATTG TTCGCAACCGCATGAAGAGTGTTAAGAATATTCAGAAAATCACAAAAGCAATGAAGATGGTTGCAGCTTCAAAGCTGCGAGCCATCCAAACTAAAGCTGAAAATTCTCGTGGACTATGGCAGCCTTTCACCGCTCTTCTTGGAGATCTTCCAA GTGTCGAGGTGAAGAAGAACGTGGTCGTCACAATATCTTCTGACAAAGGTCTTTGCGGTGGTATAAATTCTACAGCAGTGAAGACCAGCAGGGGCCTTCATAAGTTGAACTTTGGTG GTCCTGAAACAGAgtgtaaatatgtcattttggGAGAGAAAGCAAAAGCCCAACTCATACGCGACTCAAAGAAAGACATCGAGTTATCGATGACAGAGTTGCAGAAAAATCCTCTCAACTACAGTCAG GTAGCTATGCTTGCAGATGACATCTTGAAGAATGTGGAGTATGATGCACTAAGGATCGTATACAGCAAGTTCGAGTCAGTCGTATCGTTTATACCATCAGTCTCAACTGTACTGTCTCCCGAG GTTGTTGAGAGAGAAGCTGAGGCCGGGGGTAAGCTCGCGGAACTTGATTTGTACGAAGTTGAAGGTGGCGAGGCCAAGTCCGAGGTGCTTCAGAATCTCACCGAGTTCCAGTTTTCCTGC GTGATGTTCAATGCAGTGTTGGAAAATGCTTGCAGCGAGCAGGGTGCGAGAATGTCGGCCATGGACAGCTCAAGCAGGAATGCAGGAGAGATGCTTGATCGACTAACGCTCACTTATAACCG AACTCGTCAAGCATCCATCACTACTGAATTGATAGAGATCATATCTGGAGCTTCAGCGTTGGAGGGTTAA
- the LOC121764734 gene encoding ATP synthase subunit gamma, mitochondrial-like isoform X2 has product MAMAASRCQGRRIAASFFSPITVRHSLGSSEESALSGVRSISTQIVRNRMKSVKNIQKITKAMKMVAASKLRAIQTKAENSRGLWQPFTALLGDLPSVEVKKNVVVTISSDKGLCGGINSTAVKTSRGLHKLNFGGPETECKYVILGEKAKAQLIRDSKKDIELSMTELQKNPLNYSQVAMLADDILKNVEYDALRIVYSKFESVVSFIPSVSTVLSPEVVEREAEAGGKLAELDLYEVEGGEAKSEVLQNLTEFQFSCVMFNAVLENACSEQGARMSAMDSSSRNAGEMLDRLTLTYNRTRQASITTELIEIISGASALEG; this is encoded by the exons ATGGCTATGGCTGCATCGAGATGCCAAGGGAGGCGAATCGCCGCCTCCTTTTTCTCACCTATCACCGTTCGACACTCTCTCGGTTCTTCCGA GGAGTCTGCACTATCGGGAGTTCGTTCAATTTCAACTCAAATTG TTCGCAACCGCATGAAGAGTGTTAAGAATATTCAGAAAATCACAAAAGCAATGAAGATGGTTGCAGCTTCAAAGCTGCGAGCCATCCAAACTAAAGCTGAAAATTCTCGTGGACTATGGCAGCCTTTCACCGCTCTTCTTGGAGATCTTCCAA GTGTCGAGGTGAAGAAGAACGTGGTCGTCACAATATCTTCTGACAAAGGTCTTTGCGGTGGTATAAATTCTACAGCAGTGAAGACCAGCAGGGGCCTTCATAAGTTGAACTTTGGTG GTCCTGAAACAGAgtgtaaatatgtcattttggGAGAGAAAGCAAAAGCCCAACTCATACGCGACTCAAAGAAAGACATCGAGTTATCGATGACAGAGTTGCAGAAAAATCCTCTCAACTACAGTCAG GTAGCTATGCTTGCAGATGACATCTTGAAGAATGTGGAGTATGATGCACTAAGGATCGTATACAGCAAGTTCGAGTCAGTCGTATCGTTTATACCATCAGTCTCAACTGTACTGTCTCCCGAG GTTGTTGAGAGAGAAGCTGAGGCCGGGGGTAAGCTCGCGGAACTTGATTTGTACGAAGTTGAAGGTGGCGAGGCCAAGTCCGAGGTGCTTCAGAATCTCACCGAGTTCCAGTTTTCCTGC GTGATGTTCAATGCAGTGTTGGAAAATGCTTGCAGCGAGCAGGGTGCGAGAATGTCGGCCATGGACAGCTCAAGCAGGAATGCAGGAGAGATGCTTGATCGACTAACGCTCACTTATAACCG AACTCGTCAAGCATCCATCACTACTGAATTGATAGAGATCATATCTGGAGCTTCAGCGTTGGAGGGTTAA
- the LOC121765924 gene encoding cysteine desulfurase 1, chloroplastic-like: MMISIPSLRTINRYPNRILRTAPFASSTSAPAPLSTDPQLGPGSLGHLTRPDFPILHQEVNGKRLVYLDNAATSQKPAAVVDALRNYYELYNSNVHRGIHYLSAKATDEYELARQKVSNFINASESREIVFTRNATEAINLVAYSWGLSNLKEGDEVILTIAEHHSAIVPWQFVAQKTGAVLKFVNLGEDEVPDVEKLREMISKRAKLVVVHHVSNVLASVLPIDQVVSWAHDVGAKVLVDACQSVPHMVVDVRSLDADFLVASSHKMCGPTGIGFLYGKSELLSSMPPFLGGGEMIADVYLDHSTYAELPSKFEAGTPAIGEAIGLGTAIDYLSAIGMQKIYEYEVELANYLYDRLSSVPSVRVYGPKPSRSVTRAALCSFNVEGVHPTDIATFLDQQHGVAIRSGHHCAQPLHRYLGVNSSARASLHFYNTKEDVDDFISSLSDTINFFASFK, encoded by the exons ATGATGATATCAATCCCCTCTCTCCGCACCATCAACCGCTACCCTAACCGCATTCTCCGCACCGCACCCTTCGCTTCCTCCACCTCCGCTCCTGCTCCTCTTTCAACCGACCCGCAGCTCGGCCCCGGATCCCTCGGGCACCTCACCCGACCCGATTTCCCCATCCTCCACCAG GAGGTGAATGGGAAGAGGCTGGTGTATTTGGATAACGCCGCCACCTCTCAGAAgccggcggcggtggtggatGCCCTACGGAATTATTACGAATTGTATAATTCGAACGTTCACCGCGGAATTCATTATCTGAG TGCGAAGGCGACGGATGAATATGAGCTGGCGAGGCAGAAGGTGTCGAATTTTATAAACGCATCGGAGAGTAGAGAGATTGTGTTTACGAGAAATGCTACTGAGGCAATCAATTTGGTGGCTTATAGTTGGGGTCTCTCGAATCTCAAGGAGGGAGATGAG GTTATACTTACCATCGCTGAACATCACAGTGCTATTGTTCCTTGGCAATTTGTAGCTCAAAAGACTGGTGCAGTGTTGAAGTTTGTTAATTTAGGAGAGGATGAAGTTCCAGATGTAGAAAAGCTAAGAGAAATGATATCGAAACGGGCAAAACTTGTCGTTGTTCATCATGTCTCCAATGTGCTGG CGTCTGTTCTTCCAATTGATCAAGTGGTAAGCTGGGCTCATGATGTTGGAGCCAAAGTGCTCGTTGATGCTTGTCAAAGTGTTCCTCATATGGTGGTTGATGTGAGGAGCCTTGATGCTGATTTTCTGGTTGCTTCTTCCCATAAG ATGTGTGGGCCTACAGGCATTGGATTCTTATATGGTAAAAGTGAGCTCTTGTCCTCCATGCCTCCTTTCTTAG GTGGTGGTGAGATGATAGCAGATGTATATTTGGATCACTCAACCTATGCTGAACTTCCTTCTAA ATTTGAAGCTGGAACTCCTGCTATTGGGGAAGCCATTGGATTGGGGACAGCAATCGATTATTTGTCAGCCATTGGGATGCAAAAGATTTATGAATATGAG GTAGAGCTAGCGAATTATCTGTATGATCGACTGAGCTCAGTACCCAGTGTCCGTGTCTACGGCCCAAAACCATCTAGAAGCGTGACCAGAGCAGCACTATGCTCTTTCAATGTGGAAGGTGTTCATCCAACTGATATTGCAACTTTTCTTGACCAACAG CATGGTGTCGCGATAAGATCGGGTCACCACTGTGCTCAGCCACTTCACCGGTACTTGGGGGTTAACTCGAGTGCTCGCGCCAGCCTTCATTTCTACAATACAAAGGAGGATGTGGATGACTTCATCAGTTCCCTATCCGACACCATCAACTTTTTTGCATCGTTCAAGTAG
- the LOC121765036 gene encoding presenilin-like protein At2g29900 isoform X2 — protein sequence MEQNPRPKTILETCGEEITRIVTPVSICMLSVVILVSVLNRGSSLDDGLEFASMATMAYSESSSDSIWDKLKGALLNSLVFVAVVTAATFLMVLLFYLKCTKFLKYYMAFSSLLVLGFMGGEIAIFLIKASSFPIDCFTFAVALYNFTVVGVMAVFMSRMAIFITQAYLVVIGVLVAYWFTLLPEWTTWGLLVAMSLYDLAAVLLPGGPLRLLVELAMDRDEDIPALVYEARPVISDAGLGDGVVRRRVWREGRGDFDENQRLRSDRVPDSSLRSYLYGESESERNIVDAENGRALGGDSELAAPLMQHINIRMNSLENAASSDNLALEGIGLGSSGAIKLGLGDFIFYSVLVGRAAMYDFMTVYACYLAVIAGLVLQKTDNCGMAMHRLKFQYGMEQSNLRKLRVKTVELLLALRVPLRR from the exons ATGGAGCAAAATCCCAGACCCAAAACAATCCTCGAAACATGCGGCGAAGAAATCACCAGAATCGTAACCCCAGTTTCGATATGTATGCTATCGGTCGTAATTCTGGTATCTGTCCTCAACAGAGGTTCCTCCTTGGACGACGGCCTCGAGTTTGCATCCATGGCCACCATGGCCTACTCCGAGAGCAGCTCAGACTCCATCTGGGACAAGCTCAAAGGCGCCCTCTTGAACTCCCTCGTCTTCGTTGCTGTTGTCACGGCTGCCACTTTCCTAATGGTGCTCCTCTTCTACCTCAAATGCACTAAATTCTTGAAATATTACATGGCTTTCTCTTCCCTCCTCGTTTTGGGATTCATGGGAGGCGAGATTGCCATTTTCTTGATCAAAGCTTCAAGCTTTCCCATTGATTGCTTTACATTTGCTGTAGCCTTGTATAATTTCACTGTTGTTGGTGTTATGGCTGTGTTCATGTCAAGAATGGCTATTTTTATCACTCAAGCTTACCTGGTTGTGATTGGGGTGTTGGTTGCTTACTGGTTTACCTTGTTGCCCGAGTGGACGACGTGGGGGCTCTTGGTTGCTATGTCACTGTATGATCTAGCTGCCGTGTTGTTGCCTGGGGGTCCGTTGAGGCTCTTGGTGGAGCTTGCCATGGATAGAGATGAAGATATCCCTGCTCTTGTTTATGAGGCGCGCCCGGTTATTAGTGATGCTGGTTTGGGTGATGGTGTGGTGAGGAGAAGGGTTTGGAGAGAGGGAAGGGGCGATTTCGATGAAAATCAAAGGCTTAGGTCTGATCGTGTTCCGGATTCTAGTCTGAGGAGTTACTTATATGGTGAGAGCGAGAGTGAGAGGAATATTGTTGAtgctgaaaatggaagagcATTAGGAGGGGATTCTGAGCTTGCTGCTCCTCTCATGCAACATATTAATATTCGTATGAATTCTTTGGAGAACGCTGCTTCAAGTGACAATTTGGCGCTTGAAGGAATTGGCTTGGGTTCCTCTGGTGCGATCAAGCTTGGACTTGGCGATTTTATCTTTTACAGTGTTTTGGTTGGAAGAGCTGCTATGTACGACTTCATGACGGTGTATGCGTGCTACCTTGCTGTCATAGCTGGTCTTG TATTGCAGAAGACTGATAATTGTGGCATGGCGATGCACAGACTTAAGTTCCAGTATGGTATGGAACAATCCAATTTGAGAAAACTAAGAGTGAAAACTGTGGAACTTTTGCTTGCTTTAAGAGTGCCGCTAAGACGTTAA
- the LOC121765036 gene encoding presenilin-like protein At2g29900 isoform X4 codes for MEQNPRPKTILETCGEEITRIVTPVSICMLSVVILVSVLNRGSSLDDGLEFASMATMAYSESSSDSIWDKLKGALLNSLVFVAVVTAATFLMVLLFYLKCTKFLKYYMAFSSLLVLGFMGGEIAIFLIKASSFPIDCFTFAVALYNFTVVGVMAVFMSRMAIFITQAYLVVIGVLVAYWFTLLPEWTTWGLLVAMSLYDLAAVLLPGGPLRLLVELAMDRDEDIPALVYEARPVISDAGLGDGVVRRRVWREGRGDFDENQRLRSDRVPDSSLRSYLYGESESERNIVDAENGRALGGDSELAAPLMQHINIRMNSLENAASSDNLALEGIGLGSSGAIKLGLGDFIFYSVLVGRAAMYDFMTVYACYLAVIAGLVEG; via the exons ATGGAGCAAAATCCCAGACCCAAAACAATCCTCGAAACATGCGGCGAAGAAATCACCAGAATCGTAACCCCAGTTTCGATATGTATGCTATCGGTCGTAATTCTGGTATCTGTCCTCAACAGAGGTTCCTCCTTGGACGACGGCCTCGAGTTTGCATCCATGGCCACCATGGCCTACTCCGAGAGCAGCTCAGACTCCATCTGGGACAAGCTCAAAGGCGCCCTCTTGAACTCCCTCGTCTTCGTTGCTGTTGTCACGGCTGCCACTTTCCTAATGGTGCTCCTCTTCTACCTCAAATGCACTAAATTCTTGAAATATTACATGGCTTTCTCTTCCCTCCTCGTTTTGGGATTCATGGGAGGCGAGATTGCCATTTTCTTGATCAAAGCTTCAAGCTTTCCCATTGATTGCTTTACATTTGCTGTAGCCTTGTATAATTTCACTGTTGTTGGTGTTATGGCTGTGTTCATGTCAAGAATGGCTATTTTTATCACTCAAGCTTACCTGGTTGTGATTGGGGTGTTGGTTGCTTACTGGTTTACCTTGTTGCCCGAGTGGACGACGTGGGGGCTCTTGGTTGCTATGTCACTGTATGATCTAGCTGCCGTGTTGTTGCCTGGGGGTCCGTTGAGGCTCTTGGTGGAGCTTGCCATGGATAGAGATGAAGATATCCCTGCTCTTGTTTATGAGGCGCGCCCGGTTATTAGTGATGCTGGTTTGGGTGATGGTGTGGTGAGGAGAAGGGTTTGGAGAGAGGGAAGGGGCGATTTCGATGAAAATCAAAGGCTTAGGTCTGATCGTGTTCCGGATTCTAGTCTGAGGAGTTACTTATATGGTGAGAGCGAGAGTGAGAGGAATATTGTTGAtgctgaaaatggaagagcATTAGGAGGGGATTCTGAGCTTGCTGCTCCTCTCATGCAACATATTAATATTCGTATGAATTCTTTGGAGAACGCTGCTTCAAGTGACAATTTGGCGCTTGAAGGAATTGGCTTGGGTTCCTCTGGTGCGATCAAGCTTGGACTTGGCGATTTTATCTTTTACAGTGTTTTGGTTGGAAGAGCTGCTATGTACGACTTCATGACGGTGTATGCGTGCTACCTTGCTGTCATAGCTGGTCTTG TTGAAGGTTGA
- the LOC121765036 gene encoding presenilin-like protein At2g29900 isoform X1 — MEQNPRPKTILETCGEEITRIVTPVSICMLSVVILVSVLNRGSSLDDGLEFASMATMAYSESSSDSIWDKLKGALLNSLVFVAVVTAATFLMVLLFYLKCTKFLKYYMAFSSLLVLGFMGGEIAIFLIKASSFPIDCFTFAVALYNFTVVGVMAVFMSRMAIFITQAYLVVIGVLVAYWFTLLPEWTTWGLLVAMSLYDLAAVLLPGGPLRLLVELAMDRDEDIPALVYEARPVISDAGLGDGVVRRRVWREGRGDFDENQRLRSDRVPDSSLRSYLYGESESERNIVDAENGRALGGDSELAAPLMQHINIRMNSLENAASSDNLALEGIGLGSSGAIKLGLGDFIFYSVLVGRAAMYDFMTVYACYLAVIAGLGITLMLLAFYRKALPALPFSVLLGVLFYLLTRLLLETFVVQCSMNLLMF; from the coding sequence ATGGAGCAAAATCCCAGACCCAAAACAATCCTCGAAACATGCGGCGAAGAAATCACCAGAATCGTAACCCCAGTTTCGATATGTATGCTATCGGTCGTAATTCTGGTATCTGTCCTCAACAGAGGTTCCTCCTTGGACGACGGCCTCGAGTTTGCATCCATGGCCACCATGGCCTACTCCGAGAGCAGCTCAGACTCCATCTGGGACAAGCTCAAAGGCGCCCTCTTGAACTCCCTCGTCTTCGTTGCTGTTGTCACGGCTGCCACTTTCCTAATGGTGCTCCTCTTCTACCTCAAATGCACTAAATTCTTGAAATATTACATGGCTTTCTCTTCCCTCCTCGTTTTGGGATTCATGGGAGGCGAGATTGCCATTTTCTTGATCAAAGCTTCAAGCTTTCCCATTGATTGCTTTACATTTGCTGTAGCCTTGTATAATTTCACTGTTGTTGGTGTTATGGCTGTGTTCATGTCAAGAATGGCTATTTTTATCACTCAAGCTTACCTGGTTGTGATTGGGGTGTTGGTTGCTTACTGGTTTACCTTGTTGCCCGAGTGGACGACGTGGGGGCTCTTGGTTGCTATGTCACTGTATGATCTAGCTGCCGTGTTGTTGCCTGGGGGTCCGTTGAGGCTCTTGGTGGAGCTTGCCATGGATAGAGATGAAGATATCCCTGCTCTTGTTTATGAGGCGCGCCCGGTTATTAGTGATGCTGGTTTGGGTGATGGTGTGGTGAGGAGAAGGGTTTGGAGAGAGGGAAGGGGCGATTTCGATGAAAATCAAAGGCTTAGGTCTGATCGTGTTCCGGATTCTAGTCTGAGGAGTTACTTATATGGTGAGAGCGAGAGTGAGAGGAATATTGTTGAtgctgaaaatggaagagcATTAGGAGGGGATTCTGAGCTTGCTGCTCCTCTCATGCAACATATTAATATTCGTATGAATTCTTTGGAGAACGCTGCTTCAAGTGACAATTTGGCGCTTGAAGGAATTGGCTTGGGTTCCTCTGGTGCGATCAAGCTTGGACTTGGCGATTTTATCTTTTACAGTGTTTTGGTTGGAAGAGCTGCTATGTACGACTTCATGACGGTGTATGCGTGCTACCTTGCTGTCATAGCTGGTCTTGGTATAACTCTGATGCTCCTTGCATTTTATCGAAAAGCTTTACCTGCTCTACCTTTCTCTGTCCTGCTAGGCGTGTTGTTTTATTTACTGACTAGGTTGTTGCTCGAAACTTTTGTTGTACAATGTTCTATGAACCTATTGATGTTTTAG
- the LOC121765036 gene encoding presenilin-like protein At2g29900 isoform X3, with protein sequence MEQNPRPKTILETCGEEITRIVTPVSICMLSVVILVSVLNRGSSLDDGLEFASMATMAYSESSSDSIWDKLKGALLNSLVFVAVVTAATFLMVLLFYLKCTKFLKYYMAFSSLLVLGFMGGEIAIFLIKASSFPIDCFTFAVALYNFTVVGVMAVFMSRMAIFITQAYLVVIGVLVAYWFTLLPEWTTWGLLVAMSLYDLAAVLLPGGPLRLLVELAMDRDEDIPALVYEARPVISDAGLGDGVVRRRVWREGRGDFDENQRLRSDRVPDSSLRSYLYGESESERNIVDAENGRALGGDSELAAPLMQHINIRMNSLENAASSDNLALEGIGLGSSGAIKLGLGDFIFYSVLVGRAAMYDFMTVYACYLAVIAGLGMQQVVCGIWTS encoded by the exons ATGGAGCAAAATCCCAGACCCAAAACAATCCTCGAAACATGCGGCGAAGAAATCACCAGAATCGTAACCCCAGTTTCGATATGTATGCTATCGGTCGTAATTCTGGTATCTGTCCTCAACAGAGGTTCCTCCTTGGACGACGGCCTCGAGTTTGCATCCATGGCCACCATGGCCTACTCCGAGAGCAGCTCAGACTCCATCTGGGACAAGCTCAAAGGCGCCCTCTTGAACTCCCTCGTCTTCGTTGCTGTTGTCACGGCTGCCACTTTCCTAATGGTGCTCCTCTTCTACCTCAAATGCACTAAATTCTTGAAATATTACATGGCTTTCTCTTCCCTCCTCGTTTTGGGATTCATGGGAGGCGAGATTGCCATTTTCTTGATCAAAGCTTCAAGCTTTCCCATTGATTGCTTTACATTTGCTGTAGCCTTGTATAATTTCACTGTTGTTGGTGTTATGGCTGTGTTCATGTCAAGAATGGCTATTTTTATCACTCAAGCTTACCTGGTTGTGATTGGGGTGTTGGTTGCTTACTGGTTTACCTTGTTGCCCGAGTGGACGACGTGGGGGCTCTTGGTTGCTATGTCACTGTATGATCTAGCTGCCGTGTTGTTGCCTGGGGGTCCGTTGAGGCTCTTGGTGGAGCTTGCCATGGATAGAGATGAAGATATCCCTGCTCTTGTTTATGAGGCGCGCCCGGTTATTAGTGATGCTGGTTTGGGTGATGGTGTGGTGAGGAGAAGGGTTTGGAGAGAGGGAAGGGGCGATTTCGATGAAAATCAAAGGCTTAGGTCTGATCGTGTTCCGGATTCTAGTCTGAGGAGTTACTTATATGGTGAGAGCGAGAGTGAGAGGAATATTGTTGAtgctgaaaatggaagagcATTAGGAGGGGATTCTGAGCTTGCTGCTCCTCTCATGCAACATATTAATATTCGTATGAATTCTTTGGAGAACGCTGCTTCAAGTGACAATTTGGCGCTTGAAGGAATTGGCTTGGGTTCCTCTGGTGCGATCAAGCTTGGACTTGGCGATTTTATCTTTTACAGTGTTTTGGTTGGAAGAGCTGCTATGTACGACTTCATGACGGTGTATGCGTGCTACCTTGCTGTCATAGCTGGTCTTG GCATGCAGCAAGTTGTTTGTGGCATATGGACTTCCTGA